One genomic window of Caldivirga sp. includes the following:
- a CDS encoding CTP-dependent riboflavin kinase, translating to MPYILLLLQNGVNDHGFTRISVSDLSRQMGTTPQNISKVLRRLEREGYIVRSSVKGEVSVMLSEKGSALLRNLMDLIENLLGKNITIVLRGIVVTGFGEGSYYISLEGYRRQFISKLGFDPYPGTLNIKLLDQYMKYRLYLERVPGVRIEGFSNGSRTYGSVKAFKCTIGDIPCGVLLIERTSHGPEVIEVVAPVKLRDRLGLKDGDDVTINILV from the coding sequence ATACCGTACATACTTCTCCTTCTTCAGAATGGTGTCAATGACCATGGCTTCACAAGGATCAGTGTAAGTGATTTATCAAGACAGATGGGTACTACACCTCAAAACATCTCTAAGGTGCTTAGGAGACTGGAGAGGGAGGGATACATAGTGAGGAGTAGTGTTAAGGGTGAGGTAAGTGTAATGCTTAGTGAAAAGGGCAGTGCCTTACTGAGGAATTTAATGGACCTAATAGAGAACCTGCTAGGTAAGAACATAACCATAGTCCTAAGGGGTATTGTAGTAACCGGCTTTGGGGAGGGTAGTTACTACATTAGCCTAGAGGGCTATAGGAGGCAGTTCATTAGTAAACTTGGGTTTGACCCATATCCAGGTACATTGAATATTAAGCTGCTTGACCAGTACATGAAGTATAGGTTATACTTAGAGAGAGTACCTGGTGTGAGGATTGAGGGTTTCAGTAATGGTTCAAGAACATACGGGAGTGTTAAGGCGTTTAAATGCACCATAGGTGACATACCCTGTGGTGTATTGCTAATAGAGAGGACTTCACACGGCCCTGAGGTTATTGAGGTTGTGGCTCCGGTTAAGTTGAGGGATAGGCTTGGGCTTAAGGATGGTGATGACGTTACGATAAATATCCTGGTTTAA
- the albA gene encoding DNA-binding protein Alba, which yields MAAQQEATILVGKKPTTNYVIATVMQFNQGSRRVILKARGSAIARAVAAATMVRDRFLAGQVDIREVKLLSDKITGQGGKERVVAAVEIVIERK from the coding sequence ATGGCAGCTCAACAGGAGGCTACAATACTGGTTGGGAAGAAGCCTACAACAAACTACGTAATAGCCACGGTGATGCAGTTCAATCAGGGCAGCAGGAGGGTAATCCTCAAGGCCAGGGGATCAGCAATAGCGAGGGCGGTGGCAGCAGCCACAATGGTCCGCGACAGGTTCCTAGCGGGCCAGGTCGACATAAGGGAGGTTAAGCTACTAAGCGACAAGATAACTGGCCAGGGCGGAAAGGAAAGAGTCGTAGCGGCCGTTGAAATAGTGATTGAGAGGAAGTGA
- a CDS encoding hemerythrin domain-containing protein yields the protein MANTNVEELVNNLMNNHEVIRASLGILDRMLNSGKLNTHDVGKLLDFYEQFVDGCHHVKEEEILFPAINMGLYPFENSPVSIMVMDHGIFRYLT from the coding sequence ATGGCTAACACTAACGTTGAGGAATTGGTCAACAACCTGATGAACAACCATGAGGTGATTAGGGCATCACTTGGCATACTGGATAGGATGTTGAATAGTGGGAAGTTAAATACGCATGATGTGGGTAAGCTACTTGATTTCTACGAACAGTTTGTTGATGGATGTCACCATGTTAAGGAGGAAGAGATACTATTCCCTGCAATAAACATGGGGCTATATCCCTTTGAAAACAGCCCAGTGAGCATAATGGTTATGGATCATGGTATCTTTAGGTATTTAACTTAA
- a CDS encoding phosphoglycolate phosphatase codes for MNINLLLLDVDGTLTIDRGNLALDPEAIRAIQRARGRVRIGLVTGNALIVAEALAKYIGLNDAPIIAENGCVVKAGSATVMLSTLSARDVTEELIKRLGLRPTYQYPCRYLDMTLDVNGDNYEVVEKIKNELIRMGVGDSYAVETSGYAIHVRPIECSKATAIKRLCELINVDCSTVAFIGDSDIDAEAFKVVGLGVAVGNATGRAKEHAKLITRNPSGKGVAEFIELMLGEAH; via the coding sequence ATGAACATTAACCTACTCCTACTTGACGTTGATGGAACATTAACCATAGATAGGGGTAACTTAGCACTGGATCCTGAAGCCATTAGGGCTATACAAAGGGCTAGGGGTAGGGTTAGGATTGGTTTAGTAACTGGTAATGCCTTAATTGTTGCAGAGGCGCTGGCTAAGTACATTGGCCTTAACGATGCGCCAATAATTGCTGAGAACGGTTGCGTAGTTAAGGCAGGTTCAGCAACAGTCATGTTAAGCACACTGAGCGCTAGGGATGTGACTGAGGAATTAATTAAGAGACTTGGGTTAAGGCCGACTTACCAATACCCCTGTAGGTACCTTGACATGACACTTGATGTTAATGGTGATAATTACGAAGTTGTGGAGAAGATTAAGAATGAGTTAATTAGAATGGGGGTTGGGGATTCGTATGCCGTGGAGACAAGCGGGTATGCAATCCACGTTAGGCCTATTGAGTGCAGTAAGGCTACTGCCATTAAGAGGCTTTGCGAGTTAATTAACGTGGATTGCTCAACAGTAGCCTTCATAGGCGATAGTGATATTGACGCAGAGGCCTTTAAGGTAGTTGGATTAGGGGTGGCTGTGGGCAACGCCACAGGGAGAGCTAAGGAGCATGCTAAGTTAATAACAAGGAATCCAAGCGGTAAGGGTGTTGCCGAGTTCATAGAGTTAATGCTGGGTGAAGCGCATTAA
- a CDS encoding cbb3-type cytochrome c oxidase subunit I yields MNGKSIWPIVVLGVTVFVYVVYGIMAYYTFTHLPPIPAKVVTQSGTVLFTSQDVIKGKYLFQKYGLMDYGSILGMGSYFGIDFTSYTMRILEDTAAHSLGFDTVPQGNATAMSIIKQELMPLKVDPITNGDVIVVSDEFAQGFYNVVKFYSWLLGPASEEFRLKPNLITNITDIRELAAYFTWSALIAMQGYTNGFPYMPGLLESTSNVTYASWITLFTIMLIVMPMAGYVVIKLMDYWHEPRLNIQLPPPDNTQRLALLAFLLAGVALGVQGLLGAYTMHLYADTSLYGINLTPILPFNISRALHYTLAVLWIAITWIAFSLFVFPYFGLNITKRQVLTIMVIGVAVSLGTLFGIWLSYLQLIPSPWWFIIGAQGRDVVTQGTLWLILLTAILGYVSYLWNKASRTAPEVLKPFAKILSIAIAGTAAGAFIGALPIIQPWPDFQVDEYFRWMTIHAFVEGFWPPIVVTVIVVLLVIAGLIPPKLGVVVSGMDATLEIVTGMIGTAHHYYFNGLPTFWMYVGAIISTLEAIPLGFVIIYVILLWRRGEVKTEFQKTLLTYALVAGIGGGIGVVAFGAGLINLPLLNYFLHDAQTTMAHAHLAFPLAYGLPSILMWIVAYYLSGAFSDRLLRYMRWAAVLYGVGFYLQALLSLLPLGVLQFEYELKYGYWFMKTLETPSGNPGFWQIPLVDEFIWLRMIGDLTAAAGIAIVLFSMLIYIRRGLKVPTGQ; encoded by the coding sequence ATGAATGGTAAATCAATTTGGCCTATTGTGGTGTTGGGTGTTACGGTATTTGTTTACGTAGTTTATGGAATCATGGCCTACTACACGTTTACTCACTTGCCTCCAATACCGGCTAAGGTAGTTACTCAAAGTGGCACTGTCTTATTCACTAGTCAAGATGTCATTAAAGGTAAGTATCTGTTTCAGAAGTATGGGCTAATGGACTATGGTTCGATATTGGGTATGGGTAGTTACTTCGGCATAGACTTCACATCATACACCATGAGGATCCTTGAAGACACTGCAGCCCATTCATTGGGCTTTGATACAGTACCTCAGGGTAACGCCACTGCAATGTCTATCATTAAGCAGGAATTAATGCCATTAAAAGTTGATCCAATAACAAATGGTGATGTTATTGTTGTTAGTGATGAATTTGCCCAAGGCTTCTATAATGTAGTTAAATTCTATTCCTGGCTGTTGGGACCAGCCTCTGAGGAATTTAGGCTAAAGCCTAACCTAATCACTAATATTACGGATATTAGGGAACTCGCTGCATATTTCACGTGGAGTGCATTAATTGCAATGCAGGGTTACACAAACGGTTTCCCATACATGCCTGGACTGCTTGAATCCACTAGTAATGTCACGTATGCGTCATGGATCACGTTATTCACAATAATGCTTATTGTGATGCCCATGGCTGGTTACGTGGTTATTAAGCTCATGGATTACTGGCATGAGCCAAGACTTAACATACAGCTACCACCACCGGATAATACCCAGAGGCTTGCATTATTAGCATTCCTACTGGCTGGCGTAGCACTTGGTGTTCAGGGATTGCTCGGTGCCTACACAATGCATCTATACGCAGATACATCTCTCTACGGTATTAACCTAACACCTATCCTGCCGTTTAACATATCAAGGGCTCTACACTATACATTGGCCGTATTGTGGATAGCCATTACTTGGATTGCCTTCTCTCTATTTGTATTTCCATACTTTGGATTAAATATTACGAAGAGGCAAGTGTTAACTATTATGGTTATTGGTGTTGCTGTGTCGCTTGGTACGCTATTTGGTATTTGGTTAAGTTATCTTCAATTAATCCCATCACCATGGTGGTTCATAATAGGTGCTCAAGGTAGGGATGTGGTGACACAGGGCACATTATGGCTTATATTATTAACTGCGATACTTGGCTACGTATCGTACCTATGGAATAAAGCCTCTAGAACCGCACCTGAAGTGTTGAAGCCATTCGCTAAAATACTATCAATAGCCATTGCAGGCACGGCTGCTGGTGCTTTCATAGGTGCTTTACCAATAATTCAACCGTGGCCTGACTTCCAGGTTGATGAGTACTTTAGGTGGATGACTATACACGCTTTTGTTGAAGGTTTCTGGCCGCCCATAGTGGTCACTGTCATTGTTGTTCTACTTGTAATAGCTGGCTTAATACCACCTAAACTGGGTGTAGTGGTCAGCGGCATGGATGCTACCTTAGAAATAGTGACCGGCATGATTGGTACTGCACACCATTACTACTTCAATGGTTTACCAACATTCTGGATGTACGTTGGCGCCATAATAAGTACACTGGAGGCGATACCGCTAGGTTTCGTAATAATATACGTAATACTGCTATGGCGTAGGGGAGAGGTAAAGACTGAGTTTCAGAAGACTTTATTAACATACGCCCTCGTAGCGGGAATAGGTGGCGGTATCGGGGTTGTTGCCTTTGGCGCTGGATTAATTAACCTACCTCTACTTAACTACTTCCTGCATGATGCCCAAACAACCATGGCACATGCCCATTTAGCCTTCCCACTGGCTTATGGCCTCCCAAGTATACTGATGTGGATAGTGGCATACTACCTAAGTGGTGCATTCAGCGATAGGTTGCTCAGATACATGAGGTGGGCAGCGGTACTGTACGGTGTTGGTTTTTATCTGCAGGCGCTTCTATCACTATTACCCCTTGGGGTACTTCAATTTGAGTATGAGCTCAAGTACGGTTACTGGTTCATGAAGACCTTGGAGACACCATCAGGTAATCCCGGATTTTGGCAAATACCCCTTGTCGATGAATTCATTTGGTTAAGGATGATTGGAGACTTAACGGCCGCGGCCGGTATAGCAATAGTACTGTTCAGTATGCTAATCTACATTAGAAGGGGATTGAAGGTACCAA
- a CDS encoding DUF2286 domain-containing protein: MVNESCVVARIRDYAIASNEVVNGRVFEVVKKIAVNLLNEWNPERGDFMILKDDRVIQIKLPLPSPELYDRLRNYNIRRSGDSAEATIPVYEIIYSSDWVGEGFKAEEAVLVFPFISNELNTQIINDVINTLKAGEEEMEEFEE, encoded by the coding sequence ATGGTGAATGAATCCTGCGTGGTTGCTAGGATTAGGGATTACGCGATTGCGAGTAATGAGGTAGTTAATGGTAGGGTTTTTGAGGTTGTTAAGAAGATTGCCGTTAACCTACTTAATGAGTGGAACCCGGAAAGGGGGGATTTCATGATACTTAAGGATGATAGGGTTATTCAAATAAAGTTACCGTTACCATCACCTGAACTTTACGATAGATTACGGAACTATAACATTAGGAGGAGTGGTGACTCGGCTGAGGCAACAATACCAGTCTATGAGATAATATACTCCAGTGATTGGGTTGGGGAAGGATTTAAGGCTGAGGAGGCAGTCTTAGTCTTCCCATTCATATCCAACGAGTTAAACACGCAAATAATAAATGACGTAATAAACACTTTGAAGGCCGGGGAAGAGGAGATGGAAGAATTTGAGGAGTAA
- a CDS encoding PaREP1 family protein, producing MEIPRSLSIELEKRGIDIIDVLAKVLNLDPPTVTSAHLELAERFLNEGKELVNKDPVQASEKLYKAAEEAVKAIAVALNLEEARRAGEINRWTTQLLFDAVDSASDKIGKRELRWWWGRVWILHVEGFHEARLRPDQVKRDLPDIESIVRLARELSRDKLH from the coding sequence GTGGAGATCCCAAGGTCACTATCAATTGAACTAGAGAAACGGGGTATTGATATTATTGATGTTTTAGCCAAGGTTCTCAACCTGGATCCACCTACAGTCACTAGTGCTCATCTTGAGTTGGCTGAGAGGTTTCTGAATGAGGGCAAGGAGTTAGTAAATAAGGATCCGGTTCAAGCCAGTGAGAAGCTATATAAGGCTGCTGAGGAGGCTGTGAAAGCCATTGCGGTAGCTCTAAATCTTGAAGAAGCCAGGAGAGCTGGTGAGATTAATAGGTGGACTACTCAGCTACTATTTGATGCGGTAGATTCAGCATCAGATAAGATTGGTAAGAGAGAGTTAAGATGGTGGTGGGGTAGGGTATGGATCCTACATGTGGAAGGATTCCACGAGGCAAGACTAAGGCCAGACCAAGTCAAAAGGGATTTACCAGACATAGAATCAATAGTAAGGCTAGCAAGAGAACTTAGCCGAGATAAACTTCACTAG
- a CDS encoding SAM-dependent methyltransferase, translated as MALYVIGTGPWDPDLITVKAIKALAKAQVVYYSSLVNPEVIRRYAPRAKSVYMGHVRSDEHEEYVKEAIGYAKNGLEVAFLKNGDPSLFSRGVRICREARAQGVKCTIIPGVPSFTAAAAEYELELGDLVTLVSYPNVTKGVARRTTVLFMASTVLDKINEYLKNGAKAVVVSRTTYPDSSLIKVNERDQFKLKPPIPSLVFIMSDGDGINST; from the coding sequence GTGGCATTATACGTTATCGGCACAGGCCCCTGGGACCCTGACTTAATCACGGTTAAGGCAATTAAGGCATTAGCTAAGGCTCAAGTAGTATACTATAGTTCACTTGTTAATCCTGAGGTAATTAGAAGATACGCACCTAGGGCTAAGTCAGTGTACATGGGGCACGTTAGGAGTGATGAACATGAGGAGTACGTTAAGGAGGCTATTGGATACGCTAAGAATGGGCTGGAGGTTGCCTTCCTTAAGAACGGTGATCCTTCATTATTCAGTAGGGGTGTTAGGATATGTAGGGAGGCTAGGGCTCAGGGAGTAAAGTGCACTATAATACCCGGGGTACCAAGCTTCACTGCAGCGGCTGCTGAATATGAACTGGAGTTGGGTGACCTAGTGACCCTAGTATCGTACCCTAACGTAACCAAGGGTGTGGCTAGGAGGACTACGGTATTATTCATGGCTTCTACGGTTCTCGATAAGATTAATGAATACTTAAAGAACGGCGCTAAGGCAGTGGTGGTTAGTAGGACAACATACCCTGATAGTAGTTTAATTAAGGTTAATGAACGTGATCAATTTAAGTTGAAGCCACCGATACCATCCTTAGTATTCATAATGAGTGATGGTGATGGAATTAACAGTACCTAG
- a CDS encoding helix-turn-helix domain-containing protein, whose protein sequence is MIRVLIKAYRNDCVVQNTLSNLNIDFNIIRININGDEATHLVSINRMLTDDHINALRDARLKVTRINEDLMWIKAPVCSSCRVLGNSGALVNEGSPLNDNVVVYEVLLPSRGYLRSVMREFTRNGVNAKIMMVENVKLTNLTRRQLEVLQLAYRRGLFNGKRRVSISDLAKELNITPATLSILLRKSIKKCLKFTSSTYPVVSKLIMMS, encoded by the coding sequence ATGATTAGGGTACTGATTAAAGCTTATCGAAATGATTGCGTGGTTCAGAATACACTAAGCAATCTCAATATTGATTTCAATATAATAAGAATCAACATAAACGGTGATGAGGCAACACATTTAGTAAGCATAAATAGAATGCTCACTGATGATCACATTAATGCACTGAGAGATGCTAGATTGAAGGTTACTAGGATTAATGAAGACCTAATGTGGATTAAAGCTCCGGTCTGCTCATCATGCAGAGTGTTGGGTAACAGTGGAGCACTTGTTAATGAAGGTAGTCCACTTAATGATAATGTAGTGGTGTATGAGGTATTGTTACCATCAAGAGGTTATTTAAGGAGCGTGATGAGGGAGTTCACCCGTAACGGGGTTAATGCTAAAATTATGATGGTTGAGAATGTTAAGTTAACTAACTTAACCAGGAGACAACTTGAGGTACTTCAATTAGCCTATCGTAGAGGGTTATTTAACGGTAAGAGACGTGTAAGTATCAGCGATTTAGCTAAGGAACTTAACATTACCCCAGCAACACTGAGTATATTACTAAGGAAGAGCATTAAAAAGTGCTTGAAATTTACTTCAAGCACTTATCCAGTAGTATCAAAACTAATAATGATGAGTTAA